From the Bdellovibrio reynosensis genome, one window contains:
- a CDS encoding ANTAR domain-containing protein, with the protein MNKILLVYEDYADLMSVEAALKRVGFDVIGLTSEYAMSDQMLAFNPDLVVGSGKAGKVSSLGVGKRLKENARWHGKSVLIFPANFKPGPQDLLRIRADMILEAPVPPLRLVQVIGRILGHDEAVLLERLNKAMHVESPHKPGGVGGSAAAGAHGGKPTPEGEAIYVKGTVEEKAVAAEEEFLAPAEERQGKDQEFLLSNEEDKEKAKFKFGDRMAEAQKEDASNDMAEAFPDVDLKALEQELLGGGTPEVERVEVVSEVSESTEPVETLKVEGTVPSDATAEVSGEVAPASEEQQLQAKASEELLKAEQTLKERVSKYSQMVAGVNLPPQSTITRVEARRRQKGLEGDWDSQNLKDQDELRREFTKALFKK; encoded by the coding sequence ATGAACAAGATTCTTTTAGTGTACGAAGACTATGCGGATTTAATGAGTGTGGAGGCGGCTTTAAAAAGAGTCGGCTTTGACGTCATCGGTCTAACGAGTGAGTACGCTATGTCGGATCAGATGTTGGCATTCAATCCCGATTTAGTTGTTGGCTCTGGTAAAGCAGGGAAGGTGAGTTCCCTTGGGGTGGGAAAGCGTCTTAAAGAAAACGCTCGCTGGCACGGCAAGTCCGTTCTTATATTTCCCGCGAACTTTAAGCCGGGTCCCCAGGATCTTTTAAGAATTCGCGCCGACATGATTTTAGAGGCTCCGGTTCCTCCGCTTCGGTTAGTGCAAGTCATCGGGCGCATCTTAGGCCATGATGAGGCCGTTCTGTTAGAACGTTTAAATAAAGCCATGCACGTAGAAAGCCCCCATAAACCTGGTGGGGTCGGTGGCAGTGCTGCAGCAGGGGCCCACGGCGGAAAGCCAACCCCTGAAGGTGAAGCCATTTATGTTAAAGGAACAGTTGAAGAAAAGGCCGTTGCCGCGGAAGAAGAGTTTTTAGCCCCGGCTGAAGAGCGTCAAGGCAAAGATCAAGAGTTCTTGTTAAGTAATGAAGAAGACAAAGAAAAAGCCAAGTTTAAGTTTGGCGATCGCATGGCTGAGGCGCAAAAAGAAGATGCTTCTAACGACATGGCTGAAGCCTTTCCAGACGTTGACCTAAAGGCCCTTGAACAAGAACTTTTAGGCGGTGGCACCCCCGAGGTTGAAAGAGTTGAAGTCGTTTCTGAAGTCTCGGAAAGCACAGAACCTGTAGAAACCTTGAAGGTTGAAGGCACGGTGCCAAGTGATGCAACTGCTGAAGTTTCAGGTGAGGTTGCCCCGGCAAGTGAGGAACAACAGCTGCAAGCCAAGGCCAGCGAAGAACTTTTAAAAGCCGAGCAAACGCTGAAAGAAAGGGTGTCTAAGTACAGTCAAATGGTGGCAGGTGTGAACCTTCCTCCGCAAAGTACTATCACCCGTGTAGAGGCCCGTCGCCGCCAAAAGGGTCTAGAAGGTGACTGGGATAGTCAAAATCTGAAGGACCAAGACGAGTTACGCCGGGAATTTACAAAAGCCCTTTTTAAGAAATAA
- the lptF gene encoding LPS export ABC transporter permease LptF: MSIFFGKKAAQYIFFEMLPSFIVGLLVFISIILMFQVLRLTEFALVHGVSIRTIGEIISYVIISLLPALFPMALLFSVLLTYGRLSQDSEIVAMKASGLPMTTLLMPAVILALLVGTISAQMSFNIAPWGNRQFEVMFSRISDTKAGAVIKEGTFSEGFFDMVVYANKVDSEKGILKNVFIYDEKSGDIPLTIISKQGEIIPDPDKPGHEVLLRLKDGEIHRQAKTHTKISFETYDVQFSAPLNIGEKKKSPQSLTLSEIEKRLTEDFSKDKEMERTLRTEYHKRWAISALCLVFALIGVGLGTTTNRRAAKAGGMILCIGLIILYWVLYIAAEGAARGGSLPVTVAVWTPNILFAGLGFEALRRNWD, encoded by the coding sequence TTGAGTATTTTTTTTGGAAAAAAAGCTGCGCAGTACATTTTCTTTGAGATGCTTCCCAGCTTTATCGTTGGTTTGTTAGTTTTCATTTCGATCATCCTTATGTTCCAGGTTTTAAGATTGACCGAATTTGCCCTCGTTCATGGCGTAAGCATACGGACCATCGGGGAAATCATTAGCTACGTTATCATTTCGTTATTACCTGCGCTTTTTCCCATGGCGTTGTTATTTTCAGTCCTTCTTACTTACGGTCGCCTCAGTCAGGATTCAGAAATCGTGGCGATGAAAGCCTCAGGTTTGCCAATGACAACTTTGCTTATGCCAGCAGTCATCTTGGCTTTGCTTGTGGGAACAATTTCAGCTCAGATGTCCTTCAACATTGCCCCGTGGGGCAATCGACAGTTTGAGGTGATGTTTTCGCGAATCAGTGACACAAAAGCTGGCGCCGTTATCAAAGAAGGTACCTTTTCTGAAGGTTTTTTCGATATGGTGGTTTACGCCAATAAAGTGGATTCAGAAAAAGGCATTTTAAAAAATGTTTTTATTTATGATGAAAAATCGGGCGACATTCCTTTAACTATCATTTCAAAACAAGGCGAGATTATTCCTGATCCCGATAAACCAGGTCACGAAGTTTTGCTGCGCCTAAAAGATGGTGAAATTCATCGCCAAGCTAAGACCCACACCAAGATCAGCTTTGAAACCTACGACGTTCAATTTTCTGCGCCATTAAATATTGGCGAAAAAAAGAAGTCGCCCCAATCACTGACTTTAAGTGAAATTGAAAAAAGACTTACAGAGGACTTTTCTAAAGATAAAGAAATGGAACGCACTTTACGTACTGAGTATCACAAACGTTGGGCGATTTCTGCTTTGTGTTTAGTGTTTGCACTTATTGGTGTAGGCCTAGGAACCACGACGAATCGCCGTGCCGCTAAGGCCGGTGGAATGATCTTGTGTATCGGTCTGATTATTTTGTATTGGGTTTTGTATATCGCCGCAGAAGGCGCTGCCCGCGGCGGATCGTTGCCAGTAACCGTTGCTGTGTGGACACCTAATATTCTTTTTGCCGGACTTGGTTTTGAAGCTTTAAGAAGAAATTGGGACTAA
- the mreC gene encoding rod shape-determining protein MreC: MIGIVLALPLISINMQQRPQESNWLAKPFTMLASSVSEGFYSFSSGVTDTTAMYVDLINIKKETELIKSTNNELQARQEKMAELQLENDRLRGLLAFKEESKMNLMAAQVIGRDLVIDHNTVTINKGTNDGVKSGQAVITTGGVLGHIYKPEPFTSHVMLITDRYSVVDGIVQRTRAHGIVEGKSQNTGTLKYVEKTEDVKEGDLVVTGGLDNIFPQGFPVAIVESVERKTFSVSLKVDLRPVVDPYKVEEVFIVLNANNIDFGDKYAPQAEGAAPAVNPADLTNAPATVTAPTPAPSPTATPTPAANAPTPVAPKKPEEKKQ; encoded by the coding sequence ATGATCGGGATTGTCCTGGCTCTGCCGTTAATCTCTATCAACATGCAGCAAAGACCCCAAGAATCCAATTGGCTGGCAAAACCATTCACGATGTTAGCAAGCTCTGTCTCTGAAGGTTTTTACAGCTTCAGCAGCGGCGTTACTGACACCACAGCCATGTATGTCGACTTAATCAACATCAAAAAAGAAACTGAGCTGATTAAAAGCACCAACAACGAATTGCAAGCCCGCCAAGAAAAAATGGCAGAGCTTCAATTAGAAAACGATCGTCTGCGCGGACTTCTTGCTTTCAAAGAAGAATCAAAAATGAATTTGATGGCGGCACAAGTGATTGGTCGCGATTTGGTTATCGATCACAATACGGTGACTATTAATAAAGGAACTAACGACGGCGTGAAATCAGGACAAGCGGTCATCACAACCGGCGGTGTTCTTGGTCATATCTATAAGCCTGAACCATTCACTTCCCACGTCATGCTTATCACTGACCGTTATTCCGTTGTTGACGGTATCGTACAAAGAACCCGCGCCCACGGGATCGTTGAAGGTAAAAGTCAAAACACGGGTACTTTAAAATATGTAGAGAAAACAGAAGACGTTAAAGAGGGCGATCTAGTAGTTACTGGCGGCTTAGATAATATCTTTCCACAAGGTTTCCCAGTGGCGATCGTTGAATCGGTTGAAAGAAAAACATTCAGCGTTTCTTTGAAAGTAGATCTGCGCCCAGTAGTGGATCCTTATAAGGTTGAAGAAGTGTTCATCGTTCTTAACGCCAACAATATTGATTTTGGTGATAAGTATGCGCCTCAAGCTGAAGGTGCGGCTCCGGCTGTGAATCCTGCGGATTTAACTAACGCGCCAGCAACAGTGACGGCACCAACACCAGCTCCATCCCCTACTGCAACTCCGACTCCAGCTGCCAATGCTCCTACTCCAGTGGCTCCGAAAAAACCTGAGGAGAAAAAACAGTGA
- a CDS encoding iron-containing redox enzyme family protein, giving the protein MKPTIFDTLSACVEKSGKFLMEDAPWENKDFYAAWLSQACYYICHSTRLLALTAANIPPNDNSMHYRFLKHCAEEKGHENLPVMDMKAVGRDIANFPEFAVTQAFYQTQYYQIEHIHPHAFFGYILFLESLACDYGPKLSEKIEKIHGPKAISFLKVHSDADIEHVRDALERVAKLPMEQQMMVQENIKMTAELYWQLCQQALEVGNNMGKIKKAA; this is encoded by the coding sequence ATGAAGCCCACAATTTTTGACACTTTAAGTGCCTGCGTAGAAAAATCAGGAAAATTCTTAATGGAAGATGCACCTTGGGAAAACAAGGACTTCTATGCCGCTTGGTTATCGCAGGCCTGTTATTATATTTGCCATTCAACCCGCTTACTGGCGTTAACAGCAGCCAACATTCCACCGAACGACAACAGCATGCACTATCGCTTCTTAAAGCATTGTGCAGAAGAAAAAGGCCATGAAAACTTACCAGTGATGGATATGAAAGCCGTGGGCCGCGACATCGCAAACTTCCCCGAGTTTGCAGTGACCCAAGCATTCTATCAAACCCAGTACTATCAAATTGAACACATTCATCCCCACGCCTTCTTTGGCTATATTCTTTTCTTAGAAAGCCTTGCCTGCGATTACGGCCCGAAACTTTCAGAAAAGATTGAAAAGATCCATGGGCCCAAAGCGATTTCATTTTTAAAAGTACATTCGGATGCAGATATCGAGCACGTGCGCGACGCCTTAGAGCGTGTGGCGAAACTGCCAATGGAACAGCAGATGATGGTTCAAGAAAATATTAAGATGACGGCAGAGCTTTATTGGCAACTGTGCCAGCAGGCTTTAGAGGTTGGAAACAATATGGGTAAAATAAAAAAAGCGGCCTAA
- a CDS encoding SurA N-terminal domain-containing protein: MSDSMADKMKRKLSAKSVTAIVLFGAIILVFVFFGLPGQMGAGVGSVARVNNTLISVADFQQEENRIQQYYQNLFGNQMDFSSQRQLLRQQALENLVRMELVSQAAEKNGILSTDAEVRNFIVKDIPFFQQNGQFQREYYSRYLESTRSTPGSFERKVRKDIANVRTRSLFELVSKPSAAEMNQLKALKGHKVNVQVAKIDEEAVIKTMPREKLDASLKALDEALAKGDEAAVQAQLKELKVSWEETGYVDLGADNFPKIQSATATEAVYELKKSEPLLKRLVRDGSNKFVLKLKDSKVETVVNLEPMTVEMMQKRRAEGMFEAWINQFRSKSHVTMNTDALQLN; the protein is encoded by the coding sequence ATGAGCGATTCTATGGCAGATAAAATGAAAAGAAAGCTCTCTGCAAAGAGCGTAACTGCGATTGTGCTATTCGGCGCTATCATTCTTGTATTCGTATTTTTTGGGTTGCCGGGACAAATGGGCGCAGGCGTAGGTTCTGTTGCTCGCGTGAACAACACTCTGATCTCTGTGGCGGACTTCCAACAGGAAGAAAATCGTATTCAACAATACTACCAAAACCTGTTCGGAAATCAGATGGATTTTAGCTCTCAGCGTCAACTTCTTCGCCAGCAAGCGCTAGAAAACTTAGTGCGCATGGAGCTTGTTTCTCAAGCTGCGGAAAAAAATGGCATTTTGTCGACAGATGCTGAAGTTAGAAACTTCATCGTTAAAGACATTCCGTTCTTCCAACAAAACGGCCAATTCCAAAGAGAATACTATTCTCGCTACCTAGAGTCGACTCGTTCCACTCCAGGTAGCTTTGAAAGAAAAGTTCGTAAGGACATCGCGAACGTGCGTACGCGCAGTCTATTTGAACTAGTTTCTAAGCCATCAGCAGCTGAAATGAATCAGTTGAAAGCGCTTAAAGGTCACAAAGTAAATGTTCAAGTAGCTAAAATTGACGAAGAGGCAGTGATTAAAACTATGCCTCGTGAAAAATTGGATGCTTCTTTGAAAGCTTTAGATGAAGCGTTAGCAAAAGGTGATGAAGCCGCAGTTCAAGCTCAATTGAAAGAACTTAAAGTTTCTTGGGAAGAAACTGGTTACGTTGATTTGGGCGCTGACAACTTCCCAAAAATCCAAAGCGCGACAGCAACTGAAGCTGTGTATGAACTTAAAAAATCAGAACCACTTTTAAAACGCCTTGTTCGTGATGGCAGCAACAAGTTCGTATTGAAATTGAAAGATTCAAAAGTTGAAACTGTAGTGAATCTTGAACCAATGACAGTTGAAATGATGCAAAAACGCCGTGCTGAAGGCATGTTCGAAGCATGGATCAACCAATTCCGTTCTAAGTCCCACGTGACTATGAACACAGATGCTCTGCAATTGAACTAG
- a CDS encoding lytic transglycosylase domain-containing protein, producing MKTKNLNTGIAIITATLSLVLFNNFAFVSWNLQDQALENVHEASRVAHAKELLGKSYRGSMAQRLEGKKSLNQMIQVKVKNSLAPKFKAQSGSIARTVIAESKKYKLDPVFVLAVIKTESKFNPLAVGSAGEIGLMQIKPDTAEWIAKKFKLPWNGKKTLENPSANIRIGLAYMNYLRSSFKGRAVTYVSAYNMGPKNVRRLLSKNVTPAEYNNRVMKNYGELYAKISAPTAVLVAAN from the coding sequence ATGAAAACGAAAAATCTCAATACTGGAATCGCAATTATTACCGCAACACTCAGCTTGGTTCTATTTAATAACTTCGCTTTCGTATCTTGGAATCTGCAAGATCAAGCTCTTGAAAATGTGCACGAAGCTTCACGCGTAGCCCATGCTAAAGAGCTCTTAGGTAAGAGCTACCGCGGAAGTATGGCTCAACGCCTTGAAGGTAAAAAATCATTGAACCAAATGATTCAAGTGAAAGTTAAAAACTCTTTAGCTCCGAAATTTAAAGCGCAATCTGGGTCCATTGCACGCACGGTGATTGCTGAAAGCAAAAAGTATAAGCTTGACCCAGTGTTTGTATTAGCTGTGATTAAAACAGAAAGTAAGTTCAATCCATTAGCAGTAGGTTCTGCTGGTGAAATTGGCCTTATGCAAATCAAGCCTGACACTGCGGAATGGATCGCTAAGAAGTTTAAACTTCCTTGGAATGGTAAAAAGACCTTGGAAAATCCATCAGCAAACATCCGTATCGGTCTTGCTTATATGAATTACCTGCGCAGTTCTTTCAAAGGCCGTGCTGTGACTTATGTCAGCGCTTATAATATGGGACCAAAAAACGTACGCCGCCTTCTTTCTAAGAACGTCACACCTGCGGAATATAACAATCGTGTGATGAAAAACTATGGCGAACTTTACGCGAAAATTTCTGCGCCAACTGCAGTATTGGTTGCAGCGAACTAA
- the rodA gene encoding rod shape-determining protein RodA has product MLTSLHVEERTLFKKLDINLIIVILALNVIGLINLYSATHGPTTVDVASLFISQIMWLVVGWTVFLVMTLLDYSVVSRIAIIIYVLNLGAILYVTFFGKVALGAQRWIDLGFFRYQPSETMKLAMIMLMAKILSTRNSLGAGMGLKEMAVPLIALGIPFALVVEQPDLGTAMMLAAIGGSMLIFAKIKKSIIAALVVMGIIALPVAWKFVLHDYQKNRVLTFLSPASDPRGTGYNSIQSKIAVGSGRFFGKGFMKGTQSQLEFLPERHTDFIYSVLSEEHGFVGSLAVIGLFCFLFMTGIRIATNARDKFGALLTVGVLCYIFWHMFVNIGMVIGLLPIVGVPLPLLSYGGSSMLTTMAGMGIISSVAYRRYLF; this is encoded by the coding sequence GTGTTAACGTCTTTGCATGTTGAAGAGAGAACTCTTTTTAAAAAATTAGATATCAACTTGATCATCGTTATCTTGGCTTTGAACGTTATCGGTTTGATTAATTTGTACAGCGCCACCCACGGTCCAACGACGGTGGACGTAGCTTCTTTATTTATTTCTCAGATCATGTGGCTAGTAGTTGGTTGGACCGTATTCCTAGTCATGACCTTGTTAGATTATTCGGTCGTCAGCCGTATTGCGATCATCATCTATGTTCTTAATCTCGGGGCGATTCTTTACGTGACGTTCTTCGGTAAAGTAGCCTTAGGTGCGCAACGTTGGATCGACCTAGGGTTTTTCCGTTATCAGCCCTCAGAAACAATGAAACTTGCGATGATCATGTTGATGGCCAAAATCCTTTCAACAAGAAATTCTTTAGGCGCTGGAATGGGCTTAAAAGAAATGGCCGTACCGCTTATTGCTTTGGGAATTCCATTCGCCCTGGTCGTTGAACAGCCCGATTTGGGAACAGCAATGATGTTAGCAGCCATCGGCGGATCCATGCTGATTTTTGCAAAAATCAAAAAAAGCATCATAGCAGCCTTAGTAGTCATGGGAATCATCGCCCTGCCAGTAGCATGGAAGTTCGTACTGCATGACTACCAAAAAAACCGCGTACTAACCTTCCTATCTCCAGCAAGTGACCCAAGAGGAACTGGATACAACAGCATCCAATCAAAAATCGCCGTAGGCTCAGGCAGATTCTTCGGAAAAGGCTTCATGAAAGGAACTCAATCCCAACTGGAATTCCTACCAGAACGCCACACTGACTTTATCTATTCAGTACTAAGCGAAGAACACGGCTTCGTAGGCTCATTAGCAGTCATCGGCCTTTTCTGCTTCCTATTCATGACCGGAATCAGAATCGCAACCAACGCCCGCGACAAATTCGGAGCACTCCTAACTGTAGGCGTCCTCTGCTACATCTTCTGGCACATGTTCGTAAACATAGGAATGGTAATAGGCCTACTACCTATCGTAGGGGTCCCACTACCGCTACTATCATATGGTGGTTCTTCGATGTTAACCACAATGGCCGGAATGGGAATCATATCCTCCGTCGCCTACCGCAGATACTTATTTTAG
- the trxA gene encoding thioredoxin: MGAFTTPVTDSSFETEVLNSQTPVLVDFWAEWCGPCRALAPKLEEVAQELGTKVKIVKVNVDENPGTPGKYGIRGIPAMLLFKGGNEVGQLVGNHPKDAILDFLNKNT; the protein is encoded by the coding sequence ATGGGCGCATTTACAACACCAGTAACAGACAGTTCATTTGAAACAGAAGTTCTTAATTCACAAACCCCAGTTCTTGTAGATTTCTGGGCAGAATGGTGTGGTCCATGCCGTGCTTTGGCTCCTAAGCTTGAAGAAGTAGCTCAAGAATTGGGGACAAAAGTTAAGATCGTAAAAGTTAACGTTGATGAAAATCCTGGTACTCCAGGCAAATACGGCATCCGCGGTATTCCTGCGATGTTGTTATTCAAAGGCGGAAACGAAGTCGGGCAACTAGTTGGTAACCACCCTAAAGACGCTATCTTGGACTTCTTAAACAAAAACACTTAG
- a CDS encoding endonuclease/exonuclease/phosphatase family protein has product MKFLNLLAVGAFLVSANAFAETSWEDDIRTTTFCVQNFNAYGPIYAPDVAGRTVKMTKFLKSQSPCDVVHLQEVWNKGHIEQVETALNSFYQVSAPNKEETIGVMSMFRGTILGKQTVAFNVNNEGGMLDNVREAFDVKKAYHVVQSNLNDVEEKIFFMNTHLHPSSQAVRLTQILDLLQWRLKNQSEKMVLSGDFNADIDSLERKVLMLSLGVRDSMEESFGGKYPAGYCTYCFLNNLSLMFTNHTFDYIFYSNVGQADTQLRPFDGEVNMKGKTTFGIAEGWSDHFGVRVKFAVQPKTANDINIEVRREEALKALADADAILKVQERAEFKPYSTLVQQLAAELKDRNGTFNSYFESYR; this is encoded by the coding sequence ATGAAGTTTTTAAATCTTTTAGCTGTTGGTGCTTTTTTGGTTTCAGCGAACGCTTTTGCCGAAACTTCTTGGGAAGATGACATTCGCACGACCACCTTCTGTGTGCAGAACTTCAATGCCTATGGTCCCATCTATGCACCGGATGTAGCGGGGCGAACAGTTAAAATGACGAAATTCCTAAAAAGCCAGTCACCATGTGATGTAGTTCACTTACAAGAGGTTTGGAATAAAGGCCATATTGAACAAGTCGAAACTGCCTTAAATAGCTTTTACCAAGTGAGTGCTCCAAATAAGGAAGAAACAATCGGTGTCATGTCGATGTTCCGCGGAACTATTCTTGGCAAACAAACAGTCGCGTTTAATGTTAATAACGAAGGCGGAATGCTAGATAATGTTCGTGAGGCTTTCGACGTTAAAAAAGCATATCACGTAGTACAATCAAACCTGAATGATGTGGAAGAAAAAATCTTCTTCATGAACACTCACTTGCATCCTTCGTCCCAAGCGGTTCGCTTAACGCAAATTCTTGATTTATTGCAGTGGCGCTTAAAAAACCAATCAGAAAAAATGGTATTGTCCGGAGACTTTAACGCTGACATCGACAGTCTAGAACGCAAAGTTTTGATGTTAAGCTTAGGTGTTCGTGATTCGATGGAGGAATCATTCGGCGGAAAATATCCAGCGGGCTATTGCACTTATTGCTTTTTAAATAATTTAAGCTTGATGTTCACAAATCACACTTTCGATTACATCTTCTATTCAAATGTTGGTCAGGCTGATACACAACTAAGACCGTTCGATGGCGAAGTGAATATGAAGGGTAAAACAACATTTGGTATCGCCGAAGGTTGGTCAGATCACTTCGGCGTTCGCGTGAAGTTCGCGGTTCAACCAAAAACTGCAAACGATATCAATATTGAAGTTCGCAGAGAAGAGGCGTTAAAAGCCCTGGCTGATGCCGATGCGATTTTAAAAGTGCAAGAGCGCGCAGAGTTCAAGCCATATTCGACTTTGGTTCAACAACTGGCAGCAGAACTTAAAGACCGTAACGGCACTTTCAATAGCTATTTTGAAAGTTATCGCTAA
- the mrdA gene encoding penicillin-binding protein 2 yields the protein MSTYVSNPDEAKEYQGRYKLFYFAMAFTLTVFSMRLWYLQVISGNELREFSEKNRIKQNKINAPRGLLLDRDGQVLVENLPGFEAILTPQYIENLESLAKTVGPILGMEPDKVVLKVTKSRRQNGPFAQIRLKENLSREEVFRLKRMRLDTPGLEIRESIIRYYPLKDNGAQLFGYVGEISKRQLPVLNDLYKGALRFEQGDIIGKSGLEETLEKDIRGADGVSFIQVDAHGRETVTQTPNIYGEQIKDLIPVHGNNAVLTIDRDIQEAAFKSFMTLNRIGAVVAMRTNGEILAWVSTPSFDPNEFSTGISAQTWSKLINDPFKPLRNKVIQDHNSPGSTFKPLVAIPALQEKVITPTTIVSAPGVFYFGRRPYHDHLKGGHGNITVYEALERSSNVFFYKMGIALGVDKMYDYISMLGIGQKTGIELAREVSGTMPNSAWKKAQVGEEWQPGENLSTAIGQGFVNVTPLSMAIAYNAIGTEGKVVKPFLVRKVIDQDGKVLRENFPQVIRDLQQVQSNGISISPETFKVVKEGMRRVGNGERGTAKHWKVPGVQIAGKTGTAQIMGFSADQIYAKCEGRPIHMRHHGWYVAFAPAENPEITIAALAEHSCHGSTGAAPIVRDIVQAYFEKYHPEVIEAALKAKGVKKAAVPVSVPTPVEGE from the coding sequence ATGAGTACTTACGTCAGCAATCCCGATGAAGCAAAAGAGTATCAGGGCCGCTATAAGTTATTTTACTTTGCCATGGCTTTTACCCTGACCGTTTTTTCAATGCGTCTGTGGTATCTTCAAGTTATTTCAGGAAATGAATTGCGCGAGTTCTCTGAAAAGAACCGTATTAAGCAAAACAAAATCAATGCTCCCCGCGGTTTATTGTTAGATCGTGATGGCCAGGTGTTGGTTGAAAACTTGCCGGGCTTTGAGGCGATTCTTACGCCGCAATATATCGAAAATCTTGAATCCTTAGCTAAAACTGTCGGCCCTATTTTAGGCATGGAGCCAGATAAAGTTGTCTTGAAAGTAACTAAAAGCCGCCGTCAAAACGGACCCTTCGCACAAATCCGCTTGAAAGAAAATTTAAGCCGCGAAGAGGTTTTCCGTTTAAAGCGCATGCGCTTAGATACGCCGGGACTTGAGATCCGTGAATCTATCATTCGCTACTACCCGTTGAAAGATAATGGCGCTCAGCTATTCGGTTACGTGGGTGAGATTTCGAAACGTCAGCTTCCTGTTTTAAATGACCTTTACAAAGGTGCATTGCGTTTTGAGCAAGGTGACATCATCGGAAAAAGCGGGCTTGAAGAGACTTTGGAAAAAGACATCCGTGGCGCTGATGGCGTGAGCTTTATTCAGGTCGATGCCCACGGACGAGAGACTGTCACGCAAACTCCGAACATTTACGGTGAACAGATTAAGGATCTAATCCCTGTTCATGGCAACAACGCGGTTCTTACTATTGACCGTGATATTCAAGAAGCGGCGTTTAAGTCGTTCATGACTTTAAATCGTATCGGTGCGGTCGTCGCGATGAGAACTAACGGCGAAATCTTAGCGTGGGTCAGCACCCCATCTTTTGATCCGAATGAGTTTTCAACGGGCATTTCGGCACAGACTTGGTCAAAACTGATCAATGATCCGTTTAAGCCTTTACGTAATAAAGTTATCCAAGATCACAATTCTCCAGGATCTACTTTCAAACCGTTAGTAGCAATTCCGGCGTTGCAGGAAAAAGTTATTACTCCAACTACCATCGTAAGTGCACCGGGCGTGTTTTACTTTGGTCGTCGTCCATACCATGACCACTTAAAAGGCGGTCACGGTAATATCACGGTTTATGAAGCGTTAGAGCGCTCATCAAACGTGTTCTTTTATAAGATGGGTATCGCTCTGGGTGTTGATAAAATGTATGACTACATCAGCATGCTGGGTATCGGTCAGAAAACCGGTATTGAACTAGCGCGCGAAGTATCAGGCACCATGCCAAACTCTGCTTGGAAAAAAGCCCAAGTGGGTGAAGAGTGGCAACCAGGCGAAAACTTAAGTACCGCCATTGGACAGGGCTTCGTGAACGTGACTCCACTTTCCATGGCGATTGCTTACAATGCGATTGGTACTGAAGGAAAAGTTGTTAAGCCATTCCTAGTGCGTAAAGTGATCGACCAAGACGGCAAAGTTTTAAGAGAAAACTTCCCGCAAGTCATTCGCGATTTACAACAAGTGCAATCCAACGGAATCTCGATCAGTCCAGAGACTTTCAAAGTCGTTAAAGAAGGTATGAGACGCGTTGGTAACGGCGAACGCGGAACTGCAAAACACTGGAAAGTTCCTGGCGTACAAATCGCTGGTAAAACTGGAACAGCGCAGATCATGGGCTTTTCTGCAGACCAAATTTATGCGAAGTGCGAAGGCCGCCCTATTCATATGCGCCATCACGGTTGGTATGTGGCTTTTGCTCCGGCAGAAAATCCGGAGATCACCATTGCTGCACTAGCAGAGCACTCGTGCCATGGAAGCACCGGGGCCGCTCCGATCGTGCGTGATATAGTGCAAGCGTATTTTGAAAAATATCATCCTGAAGTTATTGAAGCTGCCTTAAAGGCAAAAGGCGTAAAGAAAGCGGCAGTCCCTGTGTCTGTGCCAACGCCTGTTGAAGGAGAATAA
- a CDS encoding cytidine deaminase gives MTDTQKKLFEAACEVQKKAHAPYSNAYIGAAVLMGDKIFTGCNVENASYGGTVCAERVAIFKAVSEGAHKVISEVLVVSDAEKPWPPCGFCRQVIAEFANEQTVIHTANLEGKIKSFQFPEIFPEAFTPKHLD, from the coding sequence ATGACAGATACACAGAAAAAACTTTTTGAAGCAGCATGTGAGGTTCAGAAAAAAGCCCACGCCCCTTATTCTAACGCCTATATCGGCGCCGCCGTTTTAATGGGAGACAAGATTTTTACAGGATGTAACGTGGAAAACGCTTCTTACGGCGGCACTGTGTGCGCAGAACGTGTGGCGATTTTTAAAGCCGTCAGCGAAGGGGCTCACAAAGTAATCTCTGAAGTTTTAGTTGTCAGTGATGCTGAAAAACCGTGGCCGCCATGTGGTTTTTGCCGCCAGGTTATTGCAGAGTTTGCAAACGAGCAGACTGTTATTCACACAGCGAATTTGGAAGGTAAAATCAAAAGCTTCCAGTTCCCAGAAATCTTCCCGGAAGCTTTCACACCGAAACATTTAGATTAA